One window of Erinaceus europaeus chromosome 6, mEriEur2.1, whole genome shotgun sequence genomic DNA carries:
- the LOC103115543 gene encoding 2'-5'-oligoadenylate synthase-like protein 2 isoform X2: METFRDLYQTPADCLGSFVQQMLVPQKAWRDQVQDAWQRISSFLKEHCFGDLLFLDQEVQVLKVVKGGSSGKGTTVNHSSDVDMVVFLSCFSSFWDQALYREMVIDFVKKRLGHYSRSLAYSITVIHHKEGVRAPRSLSIQVQAKKNGDIIKVDVLPAFDALGNISPNLKPEPAIYEALIKSFSHPGEFSPSFAVLQRHFVKSRPVKLKDLLRLVKHWYQQYVKPAHRTAALPSKYALELLTIYVWEEGADESESFGLDVGFEAVMKLLREYEDICIYWTKYYDFQSEDVKVFIKNQLKEDRPVILDPVDPTNNLGRGKRWDLVAKEAAHCLRQPCCKTEDPSQSWHVQPARNIQVTVKQRGKEDWTLWVNPYRPILKMKAEIRKKNDLNGKMRLSFQEPRGERQLLSSRGTLAEHGIFSKVSVRVVDALSGEILVFVKSPNGLSMPVAIHPEYSIWDLKEKIEEAGGPAKEDQILKCPDHKVWNHSRISDLEIKDCDTISLFIKNH, from the exons ATGGAGACTTTCCGGGACCTCTACCAGACCCCCGCGGACTGCCTGGGCAGCTTCGTGCAGCAGATGCTGGTGCCCCAGAAGGCCTGGCGGGATCAAGTTCAAGACGCCTGGCAGAGGATCTCCAGCTTCTTGAAAGAGCACTGCTTTGGGGATCTCCTGTTTCTGGACCAGGAAGTGCAGGTTCTGAAGGTGGTAAAG GGTGGTTCTTCTGGAAAAGGGACGACAGTGAACCACAGCTCTGACGTCGACATGGTGGTGTTCCTGAGCTGTTTCTCCAGTTTCTGGGACCAGGCCCTGTACCGAGAAATGGTCATCGACTTCGTCAAGAAGAGGCTGGGTCACTACAGCAGGAGCCTGGCCTACAGCATCACCGTGATCCACCACAAAGAGGGGGTCAGGGCCCCCCGCTCTTTGTCCATCCAGGTCCAGGCCAAGAAGAACGGTGACATCATCAAAGTGGATGTGCTCCCCGCTTTTGATGCTCTGG GAAACATTTCCCCAAACTTGAAGCCAGAGCCGGCCATCTATGAAGCCTTAATCAAAAGCTTCAGCCACCCTGGAGAGTTCTCACCGAGCTTCGCAGTGCTACAGCGACACTTTGTGAAGAGTCGCccagtgaagctcaaggacctgctgagGCTGGTGAAGCACTGGTACCAGCAG TATGTGAAGCCAGCTCATCGAACGGCAGCCCTGCCCTCCAAGTATGCGCTGGAGCTGCTGACCATCTATGTCTGGGAAGAGGGTGCAGACGAGAGCGAGAGCTTTGGCCTGGATGTGGGCTTCGAGGCTGTGATGAAACTCCTCCGAGAATATGAGGACATCTGCATCTACTGGACCAAGTACTATGATTTCCAGAGTGAGGACGTCAAAGTCTTTATCAAAAATCAGTTGAAGGAAGACAG GCCTGTGATCCTGGACCCGGTGGACCCCACCAACAACCTGGGAAGAGGAAAGAGATGGGACCTGGTGGCCAAGGAGGCAGCACATTGCCTACGGCAGCCCTGCTGCAAGACCGAAGACCCCAGCCAGAGCTGGCATGTGCAG CCAGCAAGGAACATCCAGGTGACGGTGAAGCAGCGAGGGAAGGAAGACTGGACACTCTGGGTGAACCCCTACAGACCCATATTGAAGATGAAAGCagaaatcaggaagaaaaatgaccTCAATGGGAAGATGCGACTGTCCTTCCAGGAGCCCCGGGGGGAACGGCAGCTGCTCAGCAGCCGGGGAACGCTGGCAGAGCACGGGATCTTCTCCAAGGTGAGTGTCCGGGTGGTAGACGCTCTCTCCGGGGAGATCCTGGTCTTTGTGAAGAGCCCCAATGGCCTGAGCATGCCTGTTGCCATCCACCCTGAATACTCCATCTGGGACCTGAAGGAGAAGATTGAAGAGGCGGGAGGCCCTGCCAAGGAGGACCAGATACTCAAGTGCCCGGACCATAAAGTGTGGAATCACAGCCGCATCTCCGACCTGGAAATCAAGGACTGTGACACCATCTCACTCTTCATCAAAAATCACTAG
- the LOC103115543 gene encoding 2'-5'-oligoadenylate synthase-like protein 2 isoform X1 codes for METFRDLYQTPADCLGSFVQQMLVPQKAWRDQVQDAWQRISSFLKEHCFGDLLFLDQEVQVLKVVKGGSSGKGTTVNHSSDVDMVVFLSCFSSFWDQALYREMVIDFVKKRLGHYSRSLAYSITVIHHKEGVRAPRSLSIQVQAKKNGDIIKVDVLPAFDALGNISPNLKPEPAIYEALIKSFSHPGEFSPSFAVLQRHFVKSRPVKLKDLLRLVKHWYQQYVKPAHRTAALPSKYALELLTIYVWEEGADESESFGLDVGFEAVMKLLREYEDICIYWTKYYDFQSEDVKVFIKNQLKEDSIPPFSRPVILDPVDPTNNLGRGKRWDLVAKEAAHCLRQPCCKTEDPSQSWHVQPARNIQVTVKQRGKEDWTLWVNPYRPILKMKAEIRKKNDLNGKMRLSFQEPRGERQLLSSRGTLAEHGIFSKVSVRVVDALSGEILVFVKSPNGLSMPVAIHPEYSIWDLKEKIEEAGGPAKEDQILKCPDHKVWNHSRISDLEIKDCDTISLFIKNH; via the exons ATGGAGACTTTCCGGGACCTCTACCAGACCCCCGCGGACTGCCTGGGCAGCTTCGTGCAGCAGATGCTGGTGCCCCAGAAGGCCTGGCGGGATCAAGTTCAAGACGCCTGGCAGAGGATCTCCAGCTTCTTGAAAGAGCACTGCTTTGGGGATCTCCTGTTTCTGGACCAGGAAGTGCAGGTTCTGAAGGTGGTAAAG GGTGGTTCTTCTGGAAAAGGGACGACAGTGAACCACAGCTCTGACGTCGACATGGTGGTGTTCCTGAGCTGTTTCTCCAGTTTCTGGGACCAGGCCCTGTACCGAGAAATGGTCATCGACTTCGTCAAGAAGAGGCTGGGTCACTACAGCAGGAGCCTGGCCTACAGCATCACCGTGATCCACCACAAAGAGGGGGTCAGGGCCCCCCGCTCTTTGTCCATCCAGGTCCAGGCCAAGAAGAACGGTGACATCATCAAAGTGGATGTGCTCCCCGCTTTTGATGCTCTGG GAAACATTTCCCCAAACTTGAAGCCAGAGCCGGCCATCTATGAAGCCTTAATCAAAAGCTTCAGCCACCCTGGAGAGTTCTCACCGAGCTTCGCAGTGCTACAGCGACACTTTGTGAAGAGTCGCccagtgaagctcaaggacctgctgagGCTGGTGAAGCACTGGTACCAGCAG TATGTGAAGCCAGCTCATCGAACGGCAGCCCTGCCCTCCAAGTATGCGCTGGAGCTGCTGACCATCTATGTCTGGGAAGAGGGTGCAGACGAGAGCGAGAGCTTTGGCCTGGATGTGGGCTTCGAGGCTGTGATGAAACTCCTCCGAGAATATGAGGACATCTGCATCTACTGGACCAAGTACTATGATTTCCAGAGTGAGGACGTCAAAGTCTTTATCAAAAATCAGTTGAAGGAAGACAG CATCCCTCCTTTCTCCAGGCCTGTGATCCTGGACCCGGTGGACCCCACCAACAACCTGGGAAGAGGAAAGAGATGGGACCTGGTGGCCAAGGAGGCAGCACATTGCCTACGGCAGCCCTGCTGCAAGACCGAAGACCCCAGCCAGAGCTGGCATGTGCAG CCAGCAAGGAACATCCAGGTGACGGTGAAGCAGCGAGGGAAGGAAGACTGGACACTCTGGGTGAACCCCTACAGACCCATATTGAAGATGAAAGCagaaatcaggaagaaaaatgaccTCAATGGGAAGATGCGACTGTCCTTCCAGGAGCCCCGGGGGGAACGGCAGCTGCTCAGCAGCCGGGGAACGCTGGCAGAGCACGGGATCTTCTCCAAGGTGAGTGTCCGGGTGGTAGACGCTCTCTCCGGGGAGATCCTGGTCTTTGTGAAGAGCCCCAATGGCCTGAGCATGCCTGTTGCCATCCACCCTGAATACTCCATCTGGGACCTGAAGGAGAAGATTGAAGAGGCGGGAGGCCCTGCCAAGGAGGACCAGATACTCAAGTGCCCGGACCATAAAGTGTGGAATCACAGCCGCATCTCCGACCTGGAAATCAAGGACTGTGACACCATCTCACTCTTCATCAAAAATCACTAG